In the Sus scrofa isolate TJ Tabasco breed Duroc chromosome 6, Sscrofa11.1, whole genome shotgun sequence genome, one interval contains:
- the CEBPA gene encoding CCAAT/enhancer-binding protein alpha: MESADFYEAEPRPPMSSHLQSPPHAPSSAAFGFPRGAGPAQPPAPPAAPEPLGGICEHETSIDISAYIDPAAFNDEFLADLFQHSRQQEKAKAAAAPAGGGGDFDYPGAPVGPGGAVMPGGAHGPPPSYGCAAAGYLDGRLEPLYERVGAPALRPLVIKQEPREEDESKQLALAGLFPYQPPPPPPPPHSHPPPAHLAAPHLQFQIAHCGQTTMHLQPGHPTPPPTPVPSPHPAPALGAAGLPGPGGALKGLAPAHPDLRAGGGGGAGKAKKSVDKNSNEYRVRRERNNIAVRKSRDKAKQRNVETQQKVLELTSDNDRLRKRVEQLSRELDTLRGIFRQLPESSLVKAMGNCA, translated from the coding sequence ATGGAGTCGGCCGACTTCTACGAGGCGGAGCCGCGGCCCCCGATGAGCAGCCACCTCCAGAGCCCCCCGCACGCGCCCAGCAGCGCCGCCTTCGGCTTTCCCCGGGGCGCGGGCCCCgcgcagcccccagccccacctgccgCCCCGGAGCCGCTGGGCGGCATCTGCGAACACGAGACGTCCATCGACATCAGCGCCTACATCGACCCGGCCGCCTTCAACGACGAGTTCCTGGCCGACCTGTTTCAGCACAGCCGGCAGCAAGAGAAGGCCAAGGCGGCCGCGGCCCCCGCGGGAGGCGGCGGCGACTTTGACTACCCGGGCGCCCCCGTGGGCCCCGGCGGCGCCGTCATGCCCGGGGGGGCTCACGGCCCCCCTCCCAGCTACGGCTGCGCGGCGGCCGGCTACCTGGACGGCAGGCTGGAGCCCCTGTACGAGCGCGTCGGGGCGCCGGCGCTGCGGCCGCTAGTGATCAAGCAGGAGCCGCGCGAGGAGGACGAGTCGAAGCAGCTGGCGCTGGCCGGCCTCTTTCCCTACCAgccaccgccgccaccgccaccaccgCATTCACACCCTCCGCCCGCACACCTGGCCGCCCCGCACTTGCAGTTCCAGATCGCGCACTGCGGCCAGACCACCATGCACCTGCAGCCCGGCCACCCCACGCCGCCGCCCACGCCCGTGCCCAGCCCGCACCCAGCGCCCGCGCTTGGCGCCGCTGGCCTGCCAGGCCCCGGCGGCGCTCTCAAGGGGCTGGCCCCAGCGCACCCCGACCTgcgcgcgggcggcggcggcggcgcaggCAAAGCCAAGAAGTCGGTAGACAAGAACAGCAACGAGTACCGGGTGCGGCGTGAGCGCAACAACATCGCGGTGCGCAAGAGCCGGGACAAGGCCAAGCAGCGCAACGTGGAGACTCAACAGAAGGTGCTGGAGCTGACCAGTGACAATGACCGCCTGCGCAAGCGGGTGGAACAACTGAGCCGCGAACTGGACACGCTGCGGGGCATCTTCCGCCAGCTGCCCGAGAGCTCCCTGGTCAAGGCCATGGGCAACTGCGCTTGA